In Comamonas koreensis, the genomic stretch GCGCGTCTTGGAACGCCTGTTTTCAGGCGCTCTACCCGGCTCATCACCTTGACCGAGGCTGGTGCTGCGCTGCTTGTCAGAGCCAAGCGCGTGCTGGACGAGTTGGCAGATGCGCAACAGGAAATTGCGGCCCTGAGTGGTGGAGCCCATGGTGTTTTGCGCGTGGCCTGCTTTCCCACCTTCGGCAAGCGGTACGTGATTCCTGTGGTGGCCTTGCTGGCCAAAACCCACCCTCAATTGCGCGTGGAGCTGGATTTGACAGAGCGGCTTGCAGATCCTGTGGCTGAGCGCCTGGATGCGGTGATAAGGATAGGCAAACTTCCGGACAGTTCTCTGGTCGCCACCAAGATCGCCACGCAAATCCGTACGCTGTGTGCCAGCCCTTTGTACATCTCCGCAGTGGGCGCTCCAAAATCTCTGGACGATTTACCAAGCTACCAGCTCATCGATAAACTGCATGGCGCAGATTTGCTGGGCTGGTCTGACTTTCTCGGACATGGCGTTTTGCCAGACCAGGCCGTTTTTCGTTGTGATGATTTTGAAGCCATGCGCTTGGCTGCGCTGGCGGGCGTGGGCATTGCGCTGTTACCCGATTGGGTAGTAGGCAACGACATTGCCACGGGGCATCTGCTGAAATTGACTGCCGGCCCCAGCGACAGCACCTGCTTGCATTCCGACATCCATCTGCTGCGCGCGCCAGTGGAGCCCAGTGCCAAACTGCGCGTGTTCACCGAGCAGTTAAAGCGCTTTATCGGCGAGCCCCATCGTTGGGCGGTGTGAGCTGAACAGCCTGCGCGGCCCGCCAGATGGCGGACCTCGTCAAGCACCGCCTTACTGCAGTCCCAAGAACTTGAACGGCTCCGAAGGCTGGAACGATGCCGTGGCATCGCCAGCAAACGCATGGTTCTGGTTCGGGCCCAGATCGAGCTTCATCACCTTGCCGGTGGCGCGGCTGAAGTTCAGCGCCTTCAGGTCCACCCAAAAGGTATTGGGCGTCAGGGCCGATTCAAAGAAATAGAGCTTGCGTTTGTGGTCGAACACCGTGCGCCAGCGCGTCGAGGAAATATTGGGCTGGTCCGGGGTCGTGATGCCATAGGGCACGGAGACATTGCGGATCACGCTGA encodes the following:
- a CDS encoding LysR family transcriptional regulator: MDSMVRGQTPLDNWPEFVNGFAGNANMGAERIAEFLEVFVHVTREGSFSAAARRMGVAPSSITRSIDTLEARLGTPVFRRSTRLITLTEAGAALLVRAKRVLDELADAQQEIAALSGGAHGVLRVACFPTFGKRYVIPVVALLAKTHPQLRVELDLTERLADPVAERLDAVIRIGKLPDSSLVATKIATQIRTLCASPLYISAVGAPKSLDDLPSYQLIDKLHGADLLGWSDFLGHGVLPDQAVFRCDDFEAMRLAALAGVGIALLPDWVVGNDIATGHLLKLTAGPSDSTCLHSDIHLLRAPVEPSAKLRVFTEQLKRFIGEPHRWAV